In Microbacterium sp. SLBN-146, one genomic interval encodes:
- a CDS encoding hemin ABC transporter substrate-binding protein, which translates to MRSARALALLATAALVLTGCAAAGAVGTAPVDADCPSASVALAELDLAPDPRAVEGPSTACLPTRAVDVVADTSTPVLPVTLTDAEGRTVEVADTSRILPVDISGTIAATVFALGFGDQVVGRDSSTDFAGTDDLPVVTKTGHTLNAEAILEIAPTIMLTDTTIGPKEVRQQLRDAGVAVVVISSDRRLDTTDELVTEIATALGAPARGEALIAQLDADIDAATAEIAEVIPDAAADRPRMLFLYVRGSANVYYIFGRDSGADSLIEAVGGVDVASEIGWEGMKPLTAEALVAARPDVLVMMTDGLASVGGIDGLIETIPAIAQTPAGIHRRVVDMADTAILSFGPRSADIIRALARAVYAPADSPTASATS; encoded by the coding sequence ATGCGGTCTGCACGCGCCCTCGCCCTCCTCGCCACAGCTGCCCTCGTGCTCACGGGATGCGCCGCGGCGGGGGCTGTCGGCACCGCTCCCGTCGATGCAGACTGCCCCTCGGCGAGCGTCGCGCTGGCCGAGCTCGACCTCGCCCCAGACCCTCGCGCGGTCGAAGGGCCGTCGACCGCGTGCCTTCCCACGCGCGCGGTCGACGTCGTCGCCGACACGTCGACACCCGTCCTGCCCGTGACACTGACGGATGCCGAGGGCCGGACCGTCGAGGTGGCCGACACATCGCGCATCCTGCCGGTCGACATCTCCGGCACGATCGCTGCGACCGTGTTCGCCCTCGGGTTCGGCGATCAGGTCGTCGGCCGCGACTCGTCGACCGACTTCGCCGGCACGGATGACCTCCCCGTCGTCACGAAAACGGGTCATACGCTCAACGCCGAAGCGATCCTCGAGATCGCCCCCACGATCATGCTTACCGACACGACGATCGGCCCGAAAGAAGTGCGCCAGCAGCTGCGCGACGCTGGTGTCGCCGTCGTCGTCATCTCGTCGGACCGTCGGCTCGACACGACCGACGAACTCGTGACCGAGATCGCCACGGCCCTCGGTGCGCCCGCTCGCGGAGAAGCGCTCATCGCGCAGCTCGACGCCGACATCGACGCAGCGACGGCAGAGATCGCCGAGGTGATTCCGGATGCCGCGGCCGACCGCCCGCGCATGCTCTTCCTCTACGTGCGGGGCAGCGCCAACGTGTACTACATCTTCGGTCGCGACTCCGGTGCCGATTCGCTCATCGAGGCCGTCGGCGGGGTCGATGTCGCGAGCGAGATCGGCTGGGAGGGCATGAAGCCCCTCACGGCGGAGGCGCTCGTCGCCGCGCGCCCTGACGTGCTCGTCATGATGACCGACGGGCTCGCGTCCGTCGGCGGGATCGACGGGCTCATCGAGACCATCCCCGCGATCGCACAGACCCCCGCTGGCATCCACCGACGCGTCGTCGACATGGCCGACACCGCGATCCTGAGCTTCGGGCCGCGCTCGGCCGACATCATCCGTGCGCTCGCGCGTGCCGTCTACGCCCCGGCCGACTCGCCCACGGCCAGCGCGACGTCATGA